Part of the Myxococcales bacterium genome is shown below.
TCCCGTGCCGACCGGCCATCTTGTCGCCGACGCTGAGCTTGCGCTTGATGGCCACGTAGATCTTGACCATCTTGAACACGCCCGGAGGCAATTCGTCGCCCTTCTTGAGCCGCGCAATCTTTTCATCGAAGACCGCGCGAATCACCGACGCCTGGGCCTCGACGTTTTCGAACACCAGATTGATCTTCTCCTGGGCACTCGAATCGTCGACCTGAATCTCTCGCCAGCGGCGTTCTGGAATCTCCCCGAGAATTTCCTCCGTGATGGTGTCGCCGCCGTTCAGCCAATCGATGCCTCGTCGCTCGTCTGAAACCCGGGTCGCCGCACGCTTCCCGGCCATCAACTCGCGAATCTTGGAGAACGCGCTGTTGCGAATGATGCGGACCTCGTCTTCTTGATCCTTGCGCAGGCTGTCGATCTCCTGCTCTTCGAGCATGCGCGCGCGTTCGTCCTTCTCTACTCCGCGACGCTGGAAGACTTGAGCGCCAATGATGGTGCCCGTTACTCCCGGCGGTACGCGCAGCGACGTGTCTCGGACGTCCCCGGCCTTCTCGCCGAAGATTGCCCGCAACAGGCGCTCTTCCGGGGAGAGCTGGGTTTCACCCTTCGGCGTAATCTTGCCGACCATGATGTCGTCCTGCTTGACCTCGGCACCAATGCGGACGATGCCCGCCTCGTCGAGATCACGCAGCGCTTCTTCGCCGACGTTCGGAATATCCCGGGTGATGTCTTCCTTGCCAAGCTTCGTATCCCGGGCGATGCACTCGAATTCTTCGATATGGATCGACGTGAAGTAGTCGTCCTTTACGACCCGTTCCGAGATCAGAATCGAATCCTCGAAGTTGTATCCACCCCAGGGCATGAACGCGACGCGAACATTGACCCCGAGGGCCATCTCGCCGCGATCGGTTGCGGGACCATCTGCAATCACCTGACCGGCTTTGACATGATCTCCCACCTGAACGATCGGACGCTGATTGATGCAGGTATTCTGATTCGAGCGCTGATACTTGATCAGATTGATGATGTCGACATTTGAACCGGTGCCTTCATCGTCATCGGGCTTCAAGACAATGCGTCCGGCATCTACCGATTCCACTGTGGCATTGTGCTTTGCCACGACCGTCACTCCAGAATCCCGGGCGACTACGGCTTCCATGCCGGTCCCGACCAGGGGAGCTTGGGTGCGGAGCAGCGGCACCGCCTGCCGCATCATGTTTGATCCCATGAGCGCACGATTCGCATCATCGTTCTCCAGGAACGGGATCAGCGAGGCGGCGATCGAGACCATCTGGTTGGGCGACACGTCCATCAGATCTACATTTTCCCGCTCGAGCATTTGGAACTCGCCCTCTTTACGAGCGGAGATGTTTTCGTCCTCGAACCAGCCGTCCTTTGAGATTTTGGCGTTTGCCTGGGCAATGGCCGAACGCTCTTCATCCAGCGCAGTGTAGAAGTTGACCTTCGTCGAGACCTTCTCATTCTCGACCGCGCGGTAGGGCGTTTCGATGAAACCCATGTCGTTGACCCGAGCAAAGGTCGAAAGCGATGCGATCAGCCCAATGTTCGGGCCTTCGGGGGTCTCGATCGGACAAATGCGTCCGTAGTGGCTCGGATGTACATCGCGAACCTCGAATCCCGCACGCTCGCGGGTCAGGCCACCGGGCCCGAGAGCCGAAAGCCGCCGCTTGTGTGTGACCGAGGAGAGCGGATTGGTCTGATCCATGAACTGGGACAACTGACTCGAGCCGAAGAACTCCTTGATCACAGCCGAGACGGGCTTGCTGTTGATCAGATCGTGCGGCATCAGGGTCTCGATCTCCTGAAGCGACATGCGCTCCTTGATCGCGCGCTCCATCCGGACCAGGCCGATCCGATACTGGTTTTGAAGCAGCTCGCCAACGACGCGAACCCGGCGATTTCCAAGGTGATCGATATCGTCGACCTTCTTGCTCAGATCGATGCCGTTCTTGAGATCGACCAGATACTTGACCGCGCTGAGGATGTCTTCTTTTCGCAAGGTCGGCAGTTCACCGAGGGGGATTCGATCTTCGGGGCCAGAGCGACCCGCCGGGAAGAACGAAACACTCTCGTTGCCGTCGAAGTCGAGCTTGTGATTGACCTTGAGACGGCCGACTTGAGAGAGGTCGTAGCGCTCAGGATTGAAGAAGAGGTTATTGAAGAGATTGGTGGCAGTATCGAGGGTCGGCGGATCACCCGGCCGCAAGCGTCGGTAGATCTCGATCGTGCCCTCGTCCTGGTTCTCGGTTCCATCCACCAGCAAGGTGTCGCGAATGGCTGTTCCGGTGGTGATCGGGTCCAGATATAGCAGCGGAAATTCGTTGATCCCGCGCGTCTTGAGATCGTCGAGATGGGCTTGAGTGATCTCTTCGTTGCACTCGAGAATGACCTCGCCCGTGTTCTCATCGACGATGTCGATCGGAACAACACGCTTGACCGCATCCTCGCGGACGATGTCCTCGAGCGATACCTGGATCCATTCGATCCCTGCCTCGCCCAACTTGCGCACGGCGGCGGCGGTAAACTTCTTGTCTTTCTTGACCAGGACCTTTCCGTCCGTGCCCTTTACTTCGCGTGTGCAGCGCTGCCCGACGAGAAGCTCGGGTGTCGACTTTTTGAAGATCTTGCGACCGTCAATCTTGATCTGTTCCGCGACGTAGAAGTAGCCGAGGATATCCTCGGTGGTGTAACCCAGTGCCTTGAGC
Proteins encoded:
- the rpoB gene encoding DNA-directed RNA polymerase subunit beta — translated: MVDIPNLLEIQRKSFERFLQLNVDMEKREDLGLQNVFHSVFPIKDFNDTASLEFVGYTLEQPKYDVQECLQRGMTYAAPFKVTIRLIAWEDGGGSQTIRDVKEQEVYFGEIPIMTDNGTFIINGTERVIVSQLHRSPGIFYDSSLSTTVSAAGKKIYSCRIIPYRGSWLDLEFDHKDLLFARIDRRRKIHVTVLLKALGYTTEDILGYFYVAEQIKIDGRKIFKKSTPELLVGQRCTREVKGTDGKVLVKKDKKFTAAAVRKLGEAGIEWIQVSLEDIVREDAVKRVVPIDIVDENTGEVILECNEEITQAHLDDLKTRGINEFPLLYLDPITTGTAIRDTLLVDGTENQDEGTIEIYRRLRPGDPPTLDTATNLFNNLFFNPERYDLSQVGRLKVNHKLDFDGNESVSFFPAGRSGPEDRIPLGELPTLRKEDILSAVKYLVDLKNGIDLSKKVDDIDHLGNRRVRVVGELLQNQYRIGLVRMERAIKERMSLQEIETLMPHDLINSKPVSAVIKEFFGSSQLSQFMDQTNPLSSVTHKRRLSALGPGGLTRERAGFEVRDVHPSHYGRICPIETPEGPNIGLIASLSTFARVNDMGFIETPYRAVENEKVSTKVNFYTALDEERSAIAQANAKISKDGWFEDENISARKEGEFQMLERENVDLMDVSPNQMVSIAASLIPFLENDDANRALMGSNMMRQAVPLLRTQAPLVGTGMEAVVARDSGVTVVAKHNATVESVDAGRIVLKPDDDEGTGSNVDIINLIKYQRSNQNTCINQRPIVQVGDHVKAGQVIADGPATDRGEMALGVNVRVAFMPWGGYNFEDSILISERVVKDDYFTSIHIEEFECIARDTKLGKEDITRDIPNVGEEALRDLDEAGIVRIGAEVKQDDIMVGKITPKGETQLSPEERLLRAIFGEKAGDVRDTSLRVPPGVTGTIIGAQVFQRRGVEKDERARMLEEQEIDSLRKDQEDEVRIIRNSAFSKIRELMAGKRAATRVSDERRGIDWLNGGDTITEEILGEIPERRWREIQVDDSSAQEKINLVFENVEAQASVIRAVFDEKIARLKKGDELPPGVFKMVKIYVAIKRKLSVGDKMAGRHGNKGVISRILPEEDMPYLSDGTPVDIVLNPLGVPSRMNIGQIFETHLGWAAQGLGRAVREMVEKHIDPETLRAKLKQVYADDRVGALLDEASPETLRSLAQNVGRGIHIATAVFDGANEEQVKDELERAGLPRSGQTILFDGRTGEPFDEDVTIGIIYMLKLHHLADDKIHARSIGPYSLVTQQPLGGKAQFGGQRLGEMEVWAMEAYGAASSLQEFLTVKSDDVIGRTRIYESIVKGENVLEPGLPESFNVLVKELQALTLNIELIEE